One segment of Myotis daubentonii chromosome 11, mMyoDau2.1, whole genome shotgun sequence DNA contains the following:
- the LOC132212557 gene encoding ficolin-2-like, whose protein sequence is MPPTRAAAAMGTVVLALVLLGTAAATTDNYPEVKVLGLEADKLTELRGCPGLPGAQGPKGEAGTDGRRGEPGPYGVPGNAGPPGRKGDRGEKGARGEKGASWEAERCDTGPRSCRELLTRGHTVSGWYTIYLPDCRPLTVLCDMDTDDGGWTVIQRRVDGSVDFYRDWAAYKQGFGSQLGEFWLGNDHIHALTAQGTNELRVDLVDFQDTRHFAKYQSFRVGSEAEKYKLVLGAFTGGTAGDSLTQHNNALFSTKDRDNDRASSNCALKYQGAWWYVSCHWSNLNGRYLGGPHESQGNGINWKSGKGYNYSYKVAEMKVRPV, encoded by the exons ATGCCGCCAACCAGAGCAGCCGCTGCCATGGGAACCGTGGTCCTGGCCCTCGTCCTCCTGGGCACTGCAGCCGCCACAACTGACAACTATCCAG AAGTGAAGGTGCTGGGGCTGGAGGCCGACAAGCTCACCGAGCTCCGGGGCTGCCCGGGGCTGcccggggcccaggggcccaaggGAGAGGCAGGCACCGACGGCAGGAGAG GAGAACCAGGCCCATACGGAGTCCCTGGTAATGCTGGACCCCCCGGGCGCAAAG gaGACCGAGGGGAGAAGGGCGCGCGGGGAGAGAAAG GAGCATCGTGGGAAGCTGAGCGATGTGACACAG GACCCCGGAGCTGCAGGGAGCTGCTCACCAGGGGTCACACCGTGAGTGGCTGGTACACCATCTACCTGCCCGACTGCCGGCCGCTGACCGTGCTGTGCGACATGGACACGGACGACGGGGGCTGGACC gtgatCCAGCGCAGGGTGGACGGCTCCGTGGACTTCTACCGGGACTGGGCCGCCTACAAGCAGGGCTTCGGCAGCCAGCTGGGCGAGTTCTGGCTGGGCAACGACCACATCCACGCCCTGACCGCCCAGG GCACCAACGAGCTCCGTGTGGACCTGGTGGACTTCCAGGACACTCGCCACTTTGCCAAGTACCAGTCGTTCAGGGTGGGGAGCGAGGCTGAGAAGTACAAGCTGGTCCTGGGCGCCTTTACTGGGGGCACCGCTG GTGACTCCCTGACCCAACACAACAACGCCCTGTTCTCCACCAAAGACCGGGACAACGACCGGGCCTCCTCCAACTGCGCTCTGAAATACCAGGGCGCCTGGTGGTACGTCAGCTGCCACTGGTCCAACCTGAACGGGCGCTACCTCGGGGGCCCCCATGAGAGCCAGGGGAACGGTATCAACTGGAAGTCGGGGAAGGGGTATAACTACAGCTACAAGGTGGCCGAGATGAAGGTGCGGCCGGTGTAG